AGCTATGAATCAGCACCAAGATGTATTTGATTCCTTGTTTGTGTCTATGGTGCATGTTGGTGAAAACACAGGTAAGTTAGAAGATGCCTTTATTCAGCTATCTGGTTACATTGAACGTGAACAAGAGACTCGTCGCCGAATCAAATCGGCGATGCGTTATCCCATTTTTGTGTTAATTGCCATCGCCCTTGCCATGGTCATTTTAAACATTGCGGTTATCCCTAAATTTGCTGACATGTTCTCCCGCTTTGGTGCTGAACTGCCGTGGGCGACAAAATTATTAATTGCGACCTCTAATCTATTTGTTAACTTTTGGCCGCATATGTTGGTTGGCTTACTTGGCGTATTTATTGGCGTTCGGTATTGGCATCAAAGTGAAAAAGGTGAAAAGCAATGGGATAAATGGAAGTTACATATTCCTGCCGTTGGTTCAATTATTGAGCGCTCAACCTTATCACGATACTGTCGTAGTTTTTCGATGATGCTTAGCGCTGGCGTGCCAATGACACAAGCACTTAGCTTGGTTGCCGATGCCGTCGATAACGCTTATATGCACGATAAAATTGTGAATATGCGTCATGGTATTGAGTCTGGTGAATCAATGCTTAGGGTGTCTAATAGCAGCAAATTGTTTACACCTTTGGTTTTGCAAATGGTGGCAGTCGGTGAAGAAACCGGCCAAATTGATCAGCTATTAACTGATGCCGCTGATTTTTATGAGGGAGAGGTTGATTACGATTTGAAAAACCTCACCGCTAAGCTAGAGCCTATCTTGATAGGCTTTGTGGCGGGTATCGTATTAATTTTAGCTTTAGGCATTTATCTGCCAATGTGGGATATGCTCAATGTTGTTAAAGGATAAAGGCAACATGAATATCAATGGACAGTGCGGGTTATGTTAAGACAGCAAAAAGCCGATGATGATTTATTAAAAGTCTATGGTCGCATACTTGCTTTGGTGGTACTGCTGTTGGTGCTAGGTGTTTTAGGGTTCCGTCACTTCAACACTGTTCCTACCCTTGTAGGCCAAAGCTTTGCGATGGAGCACAACCGACTACTAAATATTTTAGCCATGGTGAAAAGCCAATGGTTATCCACCGGCAGGCCAGACAAAATATTACTTAATTGGCAAAGTATGGCACCAAATGTGCTTAAAACTTTAGATGAAGATATCAAAGCCAATAAAAAATCAAATGTGGGTGAAAGCGATACAAATAATGCGGTTAACTTGTCGCGAGACTTTGACAGTCAGCTAGCTACAGGTAATTGGATTAGCTTATCTAAGCAAGGCTGGCCAGTTTTAGAAACCCTAGATGTAAAGGGGTGTGAGCGATTGTGGTATCAATTACTTGTCAGCCCGCTTAAGCAAGTAAATGTGAGTTACGATGCTGAAATTGGCGTGTGTCGATTCATTGCGCCAGACTCTACAACAATTAGTTATCAAACAACGTCGGGTAGAGTCATTTTTTTGGCAAACACTCACAATTTAAGTAATTAATATTTTTGCAATATCCATTAAGCTGCTAATATTAGTGAAAATCTTGTTAACATTTGTATGGCAATGTAAGCTTGGTTGTAAGGCTAATTTCAGCAATAAGTTATTGGGCAATTTAAGAGTATGCAACTTATGAAATTGAGACAAAGTGGTTTTTCGTTAATCGAGCTGGTCATTGTGATAGTGATCCTCGGTTTACTTGCGGCAACAGCTATCCCACGTTTTTTAAATGTGACCGAAGAAGCTGAAAATGCCAGTGTTGATGGGGTTTCTGGGGGATTATCGACCGCAGTAAGCTTTGTACGTGCACAATGGGAAGTTGACGGTCGTCGTAATAGCTCTGTTATTTTAGATGGTACCCCAGTTTCACTCGACACTCGTTTTGGCTTCCCTACTGGAGAAACTAATCTGGATGTCACCACGATGACAGATGCGACTTGCCAAGAAGTATTTAATACCGTACTGCAAAGTGCGCCTCGCAATGTACTATATACAGAAGATGCTAGAAAACAGCGTTATACCGTTAGAGTGCTTGACGGTGTTGGTGGTGACGCATTAAGCATTACTGGGGCAACCGTTACGGGTATCGATTTGTGTGTTTACCACCAAGTCGCGTCATTGAGTTTGAACCAAACCACAGGTATTGCTAATCCTATACCAGCTTTAGATACCGCTGGGGCAAATGGCATTACCTACAACCCAGGCACAGGGCAAGTGCTCTCTTTTACTAACGACTAATTCAATGATTGGTTAATTAATTAAGTTTTAAATTTAATATCCGAGGTCTGACAATGAAAAAACAACAAGGTTTTACACTAATTGAATTAGTTGTAGTGATTATTATTCTAGGTATTTTAGCGGTAACCGCAGCACCTAAGTTTATTAATTTACAAGGTGATGCGCGCGTATCTGCGTTATCGGGTATGAAAGCGGCAATTCAGGGTGCTAACACATTAGTTTATTCTAAAGCGGCATTAGCTGGAGAAGAGAAAAAAGCTGCTACTGCTACCCCTGCACCTTCTGTGGATATTGGCACAGGAACGCCAGCGGTGACTCAGTTTGGTTACTTGCAAGCGCTTCAAGCAGAGTTAGAGAATGCAATGGATGTTTCTTTTAATGTAGCAACAGCAGTTAATGACCCAACCACAACTGGCACTGAAGACTGGACTATTTTTGTGGACGCTGGTGTGGCTACTATTTGGCAAGCTGGTGCTCCAGCAACTTGCACATTGGTATATACGCAAGCAGGATCTGCCACAACGCTTCCAACTTATGTTGCAGAAACGGATCCAGATAACTGTTAATTAAAAAATAATTTAAAAAGCCTGCTTTATGCAGGTTTTTTATTTTTGCTATATTGTATTGACGTTAAGTAAATGTAAACTCGGTTGTAAGGATAATTTCAGCAATAAGTTATTGGGCAATTTAAGAGTATGCAACTTATGAAATTGAGACAAAGTGGTTTTTCGTTAATCGAACTGGTCATTGTAATAGTGATCCTCGGTTTACTTGCAGCAACAGCTATCCCACGTTTTTTTTATGTGACCTAAGAAGCTGAAAATGCCAGTGTTGGTGGTGATCATTAAGCTTGAACCAAACCACTGGTATTGCTAATCCAGTACCAGCTTTAGATACCGCTGGGGAAAATGGCATTACCTACAACCCAGGCACAGGGCAAGTGCTCTCTTTTAATAACGACTAATTCAATGATTGGTTAATTAATAAGTTTTAAATTTAATATCCGAGGTCTGACAATGAAAAAACAACAAGGTTTTACACTAATTGAATTAGTTGTGGTGATTATTATTCTAGGTATTTTAGCGGTAACCGCAGCACCTAAATTTATCAATTTACAAGGTGATGCGCGCGTATCTGCATTAGCGGGTATGAAAGCGGCAATTCAGGGTGCTAACACATTAGTTTATTCTAAAGCTGCGATAGCTGGAGAAGAAAAAAAAGCTGCTACTGCTACCCCTGCGCCTTCTGTGGATATTGGCACAGGAACGCCAGCGGTGACTCAATTTGGTTACCTGCAAGCAAATCAGGCACAGTTAGAGAATGCAATGGATGTGAAATTTAATACTGTAACAGATTTGGCCGTTAATCCTACTGGGACTGAGGATTGGAATATCTTTGTGGGTACATCAGGTGTAGTAACTATATGGCAATCCGGCGCTCCAACAACTTGTTTCCTGTCTTATAAACAGGCTGAATCTTCGTCAATTCTTCCAACTTATGTCGCAGAAACGGATCCCGATGACTGTTAATTAATTTTTTTTCTAAAAGCCTGCTTCATGCAGGTTTTTTTATGTTTGCTATATTGTAATGACATTAAGTAAATTCTACTTTTAATGATGTAAAGAGTAGCTGGTCGAATTAATAGGGTGGTATTTATGAAAGCTCAACAAGGCTTTACCTTAATTGAATTGGTTGTGGTGATAATTATTTTAGGGATTCTGGCCGTTACTGCTGCCCCCAAATTTATTAACCTTCAAGGCGATGCAAGAGTGTCTGCACTAGCAGGAATGCAGGCTGCACTGAAAGGTGCTAATTCTCTAGTTTATTCTAAGGCGGCAATCGCAGGTAAAGAAAAAGCTGCTACAGAAACGGTAGATATTGGTGCTGCAAATGATGTAAACATTGAGTTTGGATATATAAGTGCAGACATTCAATCTTTGGTTGATGCCTTGGGGGCTGAATTTGATGATTTTAATAATCAGACTGGCAATGGAGATTGGCTTATTGTGCAGTTTGGAACAATACAAGGATCAGCAGCTTCTGTTGCAATTTGGCAGCGAGGTGCCCCTTCCCCATTTGACGGAGAGCCAACTGACTCTTGTGTATTGATTTACAAAAGTGCATCAGAAGAGGGTAAACTACCCTCCTATGACATAGAGACAGACCCAAGTAAATGTTAATAATCATTAGCCAGTCACCTTCACCTAAGCCTGCATCTTGCAGGTTTTTTCGTAATTAAGCCCTTATCTGCCACTATTTACAAATAACCTTAGCTAGAAGCTCAGAACAGCTAATTTGTAGCAAACATGATGTTGTTAAATATCTGTTTTAAATATGATTGATACAAACTGATACCGAGTTATGCAAGACAGAAAATTGACTAAGTGAGATAATTGACGCCCTTGTTAGGTAAAGGTTGTTTATTTAACAAATCTCGCCGTTAAGGATTAACGCGAGAACATTGCTTAGCCACTTACCTTGCTTTACTAAAATGCAGCAAGTTTGGAAAAAAGCATCCATATTTTATATTGTCGTATCTATAGGTCGTATTTATGCAAAAACAACAAGGTTTCACCTTAATCGAATTAGTTGTGGTGATTATTATTCTAGGTATTTTAGCGGTTACCGCAGCGCCTAAATTTATCAATTTACAAGGCGATGCACGTGTATCAACCTTGCAAGGTGTAAAGGGGCTATTCAGGGTGCGAATAGCTTGGTGTACTCTAAAGCGTCATTGGCAGGTAAAGAAAAAGATGCTTCAGAGACAGCCAATATTGGTATCGGTGATGGTGCTGCAACTCCGAGTACATCAGTTGCCGTTGTCTATGGTTACTTAGCTGGCACAAGTGCTGCTATTTTGCATGCTACAGATTTATCTGCTGATGAATGGAATATAACGGATACTGGTGGTGTGGTAACTATTCAGCAAAAAGGTGCACCAGCAACGTGTAATATTAAGTATAATCAAGCGACCGCAACAAGTGTGTCGACTTTCACTTCAGATGCACTAGATGAAAATGATGCTCCATTACCTTTTCCAACAGCCGCTAATTGCTAAGCGGTAATTTAATGATAAAAACCTGCATTTGCAGGTTTTTTTATTCTTAATGACAAGCTTGGCTTGTAGCAGCACAAACTGGCCATTATTTCAGTAGACTTTCAAAGGATATTTGTTAAAGGATATCAAGACGTTTGTGATATATTTTGCCATACTCTAATAAGATTTTATTGCCAAAGGCATCAATACTCTAGATGAAAAGCTGTCACTCAACCCAAATGCAAAATGGGTTTTCGTTAGTAGAACTTGTGACCACCATTTTACTGATTGGTATTTTGGCGGTAACAGTGTTGCCGCGGCTTTTTTCTGATTCAAGTTATAGTGCCTATGCGTTACGCAATGAGTTTATTGCCGAGCTACGCCAAGGCCAGTTACGCGCCTTAAATAATACCGACCGTTGCTATGATATTAATGTGACTGTTGCGGGTTATCAGTTGCGGCATTACTCTGCACGTAATGGTAATGCCTGTAGTGGCACGCTGCTGCGAACCGAGCTATTACAAGAGTTTCAAGGTGGTGCTTATGTGAGTTTGCTTGCTGGAGGTAGTCAAAACTTTACCGTGACCTTTGATAGTTTAGGGCGCTTATTGCAGCCAATTTGCAGTGGAGCGTGTTTTAATATTATTGCCGATGACACCCTAGTGGTTGCCGTTGAGTCAGAGGGCTATATTCATGCCATGTAAGCTTTTAACTCAACCTAGCTGCAAAATAAAGGGCTTTACCTTGATTGAGCTGGTGGTTGGCATGATGGTTATTAGTATTGCAATCGTCATGTTAACCTCAATGTTTTTTCCCCAAGCTAATCGTGCGGTTGAGTCGCTACATCGTGTGCGTTCTGCTGAGCTTGCGCACTCAGTGATGAATGAAATTTGGGGTAAACGTTATGATCAAAATACTAATCCTAATGGCGGCGTACCTGCATGTAATAGTCCGTTAGGCTTGCCTTGCTCAACTGCATTAGGTCCTAATGGTGAAAGCCGTGACAATTTTAATGATGTTGATGATTATCATGGTCTGGGCATTAATGATTTGATGTTCAACTCCACTCAAACCTATGCCTCGGTATATCCTAATTTTGACTTAGAAGTGACGGTAGAATACCTCGATGTCACCACTAAGGCGGCCAAGCTCATTACTGTTAACGTCACCACTCCAAGTAGCGAAGTGATCACTTACCAAGCGGTAAGGAGTAACTACTAATGGCTGCATTATTTCATCGCAAGCGCAAAGGTTTCACTTTAGTTGAAATGGTCACCGTTATTCTAATCCTTGGGATTGTAGTGGTGGGTGTTAGCAGTTTTGTGATTTTTGGGACCCGTATTTTTGTTGAGTCGAGTGCAGTCGATCAGGTGCTCAGCCAAAGCCGATTTGGGGTTGAACGCATCACCCGAGATATTCGTGGCGCCTTACCTAATTCCGCAAGATTATCCACTGCCATTGATGGTAGTTATCAATGTATTGAATTTGTGCCTATTGCATCCAGTACCAGTTATATTCAGGCGCCAGTAGCGCCGGATCCTGTGGACACTCGAGCAAGTGTGATTAAAACCAATCAAGATGTCATCGCAGGACAGTGGGCTTTTGTTTATCCGCTCACCGCAGCAGAAATTTATAATCCAATTGGTACAACCGCTAAACGCTTTGTTATTGCTGCTGTAGATGTGGTGGGCGATCAAGTGAATGTAGATTTTAGCCCAGCAATCCGATTTACTGAGCAGTCGCCTTTGAAGCGAATGTTTTTTGCTGAGCAGCCGATTAGTTATTGTTTTGAAAAAACTGTTGATGGCAGTTCAGTCGATTTAAAACGTTATGCCAATTATGGTTATCAGGTAAGCCAGCCCACTCCCGCAACTATGGGGAATGGGGTATTAATGGCGCAAAATGTAGTGAATAACTTATTGATTGAACCAGCCATAACGTTAACACCATCAAGTTTGATCACCAATGCGATGATCCATATTGAACCTCGATTCAGGGTGAATGGTGAAACCTTTAAATATCAGCATCAAGTGCAGGTGATCAATGTCCCTTAATACAGTGCACTTTCGTCAGCAGCGCGGCAGCGCATTAGTTATTGGTATATTCGTACTGATAGTCATGTTTTTACTGGCGGCCAGTTTATTACGCATTGTGGAAGATGGTGATGAAGCCATTTCGATGGAAGTGTGGGGGGCAAGGGCATTGAATAGTGCTAATAGTGGCGCAGATGCGGCATTAGCCCAGTTATTTCCGCTTAATGGCAGTGTGGGAAATTGCACTAATGTAAGTAGCAGTTGGACGCCACCTGATACGGTTGGGTTTCATGGCTGCAGTGTTGCTATTAGTTGTAACTCAGCATCCGTAGGCGGCGTGATTCAGTTTAGAATAAACAGCAATGCGGTATGTGAAACCGGTGCTTGTGGCGCGGATGGCAGCACCAATTGTTTGCGAGTGAACCGACAAGTTGAGGTAGAAGCGCGTGGTGATTAATGTTGTTAAAAAGTGCTCCTTATTATTTATACGAATCTTCAGTATTTTGTTATTTGTGTGCATGCCAATATATAGCGCCAATGCTGATTGGAGTTCTACTTTTATTGAAGGAGTTAATA
This Shewanella aestuarii DNA region includes the following protein-coding sequences:
- a CDS encoding type II secretion system protein, with product MKKQQGFTLIELVVVIIILGILAVTAAPKFINLQGDARVSALAGMKAAIQGANTLVYSKAAIAGEEKKAATATPAPSVDIGTGTPAVTQFGYLQANQAQLENAMDVKFNTVTDLAVNPTGTEDWNIFVGTSGVVTIWQSGAPTTCFLSYKQAESSSILPTYVAETDPDDC
- a CDS encoding prepilin-type N-terminal cleavage/methylation domain-containing protein is translated as MKLRQSGFSLIELVIVIVILGLLAATAIPRFLNVTEEAENASVDGVSGGLSTAVSFVRAQWEVDGRRNSSVILDGTPVSLDTRFGFPTGETNLDVTTMTDATCQEVFNTVLQSAPRNVLYTEDARKQRYTVRVLDGVGGDALSITGATVTGIDLCVYHQVASLSLNQTTGIANPIPALDTAGANGITYNPGTGQVLSFTND
- a CDS encoding prepilin-type N-terminal cleavage/methylation domain-containing protein, whose product is MKKQQGFTLIELVVVIIILGILAVTAAPKFINLQGDARVSALSGMKAAIQGANTLVYSKAALAGEEKKAATATPAPSVDIGTGTPAVTQFGYLQALQAELENAMDVSFNVATAVNDPTTTGTEDWTIFVDAGVATIWQAGAPATCTLVYTQAGSATTLPTYVAETDPDNC
- a CDS encoding type II secretion system protein → MKAQQGFTLIELVVVIIILGILAVTAAPKFINLQGDARVSALAGMQAALKGANSLVYSKAAIAGKEKAATETVDIGAANDVNIEFGYISADIQSLVDALGAEFDDFNNQTGNGDWLIVQFGTIQGSAASVAIWQRGAPSPFDGEPTDSCVLIYKSASEEGKLPSYDIETDPSKC
- a CDS encoding type II secretion system protein, which translates into the protein MPCKLLTQPSCKIKGFTLIELVVGMMVISIAIVMLTSMFFPQANRAVESLHRVRSAELAHSVMNEIWGKRYDQNTNPNGGVPACNSPLGLPCSTALGPNGESRDNFNDVDDYHGLGINDLMFNSTQTYASVYPNFDLEVTVEYLDVTTKAAKLITVNVTTPSSEVITYQAVRSNY
- a CDS encoding prepilin-type N-terminal cleavage/methylation domain-containing protein; its protein translation is MKSCHSTQMQNGFSLVELVTTILLIGILAVTVLPRLFSDSSYSAYALRNEFIAELRQGQLRALNNTDRCYDINVTVAGYQLRHYSARNGNACSGTLLRTELLQEFQGGAYVSLLAGGSQNFTVTFDSLGRLLQPICSGACFNIIADDTLVVAVESEGYIHAM
- a CDS encoding type II secretion system F family protein — protein: MPIYQYRGRNAQGQPVSAQLESANESAAADTLMSRGIIPLELREVKPRKDFNLGQLFSSKVSLEELQIFTRQMYSLTRSGIPILRAIAGLSETTHSVRMKQALDDISTQLTSGRPLSSAMNQHQDVFDSLFVSMVHVGENTGKLEDAFIQLSGYIEREQETRRRIKSAMRYPIFVLIAIALAMVILNIAVIPKFADMFSRFGAELPWATKLLIATSNLFVNFWPHMLVGLLGVFIGVRYWHQSEKGEKQWDKWKLHIPAVGSIIERSTLSRYCRSFSMMLSAGVPMTQALSLVADAVDNAYMHDKIVNMRHGIESGESMLRVSNSSKLFTPLVLQMVAVGEETGQIDQLLTDAADFYEGEVDYDLKNLTAKLEPILIGFVAGIVLILALGIYLPMWDMLNVVKG
- a CDS encoding MSHA biogenesis protein MshP, with amino-acid sequence MSLNTVHFRQQRGSALVIGIFVLIVMFLLAASLLRIVEDGDEAISMEVWGARALNSANSGADAALAQLFPLNGSVGNCTNVSSSWTPPDTVGFHGCSVAISCNSASVGGVIQFRINSNAVCETGACGADGSTNCLRVNRQVEVEARGD
- a CDS encoding PilW family protein; translation: MAALFHRKRKGFTLVEMVTVILILGIVVVGVSSFVIFGTRIFVESSAVDQVLSQSRFGVERITRDIRGALPNSARLSTAIDGSYQCIEFVPIASSTSYIQAPVAPDPVDTRASVIKTNQDVIAGQWAFVYPLTAAEIYNPIGTTAKRFVIAAVDVVGDQVNVDFSPAIRFTEQSPLKRMFFAEQPISYCFEKTVDGSSVDLKRYANYGYQVSQPTPATMGNGVLMAQNVVNNLLIEPAITLTPSSLITNAMIHIEPRFRVNGETFKYQHQVQVINVP